A window of the Verrucomicrobiota bacterium genome harbors these coding sequences:
- a CDS encoding DUF5009 domain-containing protein, producing MFLMMGEVFRFCRVSAALPDNGFWKFLCHHQSHVAWIGCSLHDLIQPSFSFMVGVALPFSIASRFARGQTRTLMSLHAFWRALVLILLGVFLRSTSSQQTNWTFDDTLTQIGLGYGFLFLLGFRPVRDQWIALALVLVGYWAAFALYSVTPDFDYEKVGVSKDWPHLMTGFAAHWNKNSNLAWAFDTWWMNLFPRKNPFLYSGGGYATLSFIPTLGTMILGLIAGGMLRSERAPWAKVKWLAIAGVICLAAGWLCGALGICPVVKRIWTPSWTLFSGGWCFLLLAGFYVVVDIIGLRRLAFPLTVIGMNSIGAYCMAHLFEGFIMKNLKINLGKDAFGFLGDAYEPLLHGTATMLVFWLILYWMYRRKIFLRI from the coding sequence ATGTTCCTCATGATGGGCGAGGTGTTCCGCTTTTGTCGCGTGTCCGCCGCGCTGCCGGACAACGGTTTTTGGAAATTCCTTTGCCACCACCAATCGCACGTCGCGTGGATCGGCTGTTCGCTGCACGACCTGATTCAGCCGTCGTTCTCATTCATGGTCGGCGTGGCGCTGCCCTTCTCCATCGCCAGCCGTTTCGCGCGGGGGCAGACGCGGACGCTGATGAGCCTGCACGCATTCTGGCGCGCGCTCGTGTTGATTCTGCTCGGCGTTTTCCTTCGGTCCACCAGCTCCCAACAAACCAACTGGACCTTTGATGACACGCTCACTCAAATCGGACTGGGTTATGGCTTCCTGTTTCTGCTTGGCTTTCGACCGGTGCGCGATCAATGGATTGCGCTAGCGCTGGTGCTGGTCGGTTACTGGGCCGCGTTCGCGTTGTACTCGGTGACGCCGGACTTCGATTACGAAAAAGTCGGTGTGTCCAAGGATTGGCCGCATTTGATGACGGGTTTTGCCGCGCATTGGAACAAGAACAGCAATCTCGCGTGGGCCTTCGACACGTGGTGGATGAATCTCTTTCCGCGTAAAAACCCGTTTCTCTACAGCGGCGGGGGCTATGCGACGCTGAGCTTCATCCCGACGCTCGGCACAATGATTCTCGGCCTCATCGCCGGCGGCATGTTGCGCAGCGAACGGGCGCCGTGGGCCAAGGTGAAATGGCTGGCCATCGCGGGCGTCATTTGTCTGGCGGCCGGCTGGCTGTGCGGCGCGCTCGGCATCTGCCCTGTGGTCAAGCGTATCTGGACACCGAGTTGGACATTGTTCAGCGGCGGTTGGTGCTTTTTGCTGCTGGCGGGCTTCTACGTGGTCGTGGACATCATTGGCCTGCGGCGACTGGCGTTTCCGCTGACCGTCATCGGTATGAACTCGATCGGCGCGTATTGCATGGCTCACTTGTTTGAAGGCTTCATCATGAAAAATCTGAAGATCAATCTTGGCAAGGACGCCTTCGGATTTTTGGGCGACGCCTACGAACCGCTTCTCCACGGCACAGCCACGATGCTGGTCTTCTGGCTGATTCTTTACTGGATGTATCGGCGAAAAATATTTTTACGGATTTAG